The Humulus lupulus chromosome 4, drHumLupu1.1, whole genome shotgun sequence genome has a window encoding:
- the LOC133831902 gene encoding uncharacterized mitochondrial protein AtMg00860-like: protein MPPTSFMDLINRVFKEYLDRFVIVFKDDILVYSKIEEEHEEHLHLTLQRLREHQLYAKYKKCEFSLSKVAFLGHIVTNGGIKIDPTKVAGVKEWPRLKNASEVIIFLGSSYSDVGHYIVALSSTEAEYIALT from the coding sequence atgcccccaacatCATTTATGGACCTCATAAACCGGGTTTTCAAGGAGTATCTAGATCGGTTTGTCATCGTGTTCAaagatgatatactggtgtattCTAAGATagaggaggagcatgaggagcaCCTGCATTTGACTTTGCAACGATTGAGAGAACATCAATTGTATGCGAAgtacaagaagtgtgagttttcgTTGTCTAAGGTTGCATTTTTGGGACACATTGTCACTAATGGGGGAATCAAGATTGATCCTACTAAGGTCGCTGGAGTGAAGGAGTGGCCAAGACTGAAGAATGCCTCTGAGGTCATAATTTTTCTAGGAAGTAgctatagtgacgtggggcattacattgTGGCTCTTTCCTCGACCGAAGCAGAATACATAGCTCTCACATAA